In a genomic window of Roseiflexus castenholzii DSM 13941:
- a CDS encoding Rcas_1661 family thioredoxin-like (seleno)lipoprotein has product MIKQHQVLPLAIILPIIIAACGGTPSAAPTPPQSAPIVSTAPSATQVSAVATPASDTPAATTEAAGLERGRTPEGYHYLGNADAPVTILEFSDFLCTACAFHVEETEPAIIDAYVATGKARIVYRHLLQLGEESLRAAEAAECAGDQGKFWEMRDAIYRNQAALYTTGDVGAALTYLAQTIDLDMNEYNVCVQSRKHRARIEADFRAAQDAGIRSRPVFDIGGTRLVGARPFEDFQAILDQQ; this is encoded by the coding sequence GTGATAAAGCAACATCAAGTCCTTCCTCTCGCCATTATCCTCCCGATCATCATTGCTGCGTGTGGCGGAACGCCATCCGCCGCACCCACGCCGCCACAATCGGCGCCGATCGTTTCCACGGCTCCAAGCGCAACGCAGGTAAGCGCCGTAGCAACGCCAGCATCCGACACACCGGCGGCAACCACCGAGGCAGCCGGACTGGAGCGAGGACGCACGCCGGAAGGATACCACTATTTGGGGAACGCCGACGCGCCGGTGACCATTCTGGAGTTCTCGGATTTTCTCTGCACTGCATGCGCCTTTCATGTGGAAGAGACGGAACCGGCAATTATCGACGCCTATGTTGCAACCGGAAAGGCGCGCATTGTCTATCGGCATCTCCTGCAACTCGGCGAGGAATCGCTGCGTGCAGCGGAAGCGGCGGAATGCGCAGGCGACCAGGGCAAATTCTGGGAAATGCGCGACGCCATCTACCGCAACCAGGCAGCACTCTACACCACCGGCGATGTTGGCGCAGCGCTGACATACCTGGCGCAAACAATCGATCTGGATATGAATGAGTATAACGTCTGTGTGCAATCGCGCAAACACCGCGCGCGCATCGAAGCCGATTTTCGCGCCGCGCAGGACGCTGGCATCCGTTCGCGTCCGGTGTTCGATATTGGCGGAACACGACTGGTGGGCGCGCGACCGTTCGAGGATTTCCAGGCGATTCTTGATCAGCAGTAG
- a CDS encoding glycosyltransferase: protein MDVPSISLVCTVRDEADNIAELIDSMLAQSLLPDEIVINDCQSRDATPQIVARYIACGAPIRLVQGGHNIPSGRNNAIRHARGALIACTDAGLRLEPHWLERITAPIRRGDADVVGGFFRPAPRSLFELVLGATNYREAEEIDPARFLPFGKSCAFRREAWERVGGYPEWANHCEDVLFALALKHLGFRFAFAPDALVFFRPRSSLAAFARQYYFYARGDGVAGLWTLRHAVRYATYITAAMLLLASRRHSWTLALIAAGACAYVRDPLWRLRQRAPALDGVSMLRAALLIPVIRLVGDVAKMIGYPVGVVQRLRSASLRRNVVHYRKSVTLQQHDLTDERHTGA from the coding sequence ATGGATGTTCCTTCCATTTCCCTGGTCTGCACCGTTCGCGATGAGGCGGACAATATTGCAGAACTGATCGATTCGATGCTGGCGCAATCGTTGTTGCCGGACGAGATTGTGATCAACGACTGCCAGAGCCGCGATGCAACGCCACAGATCGTTGCCCGCTACATTGCATGCGGAGCGCCCATTCGTCTGGTGCAGGGCGGTCACAATATCCCTTCGGGGCGCAATAACGCCATTCGCCACGCACGCGGCGCGCTGATCGCCTGTACCGATGCCGGGCTGCGTCTCGAACCGCACTGGCTGGAACGCATCACGGCGCCTATCCGTCGGGGCGATGCCGACGTGGTTGGCGGATTCTTCCGCCCTGCGCCGCGCAGCCTCTTTGAACTTGTGCTCGGCGCGACCAACTACCGTGAGGCGGAAGAGATCGATCCGGCGCGCTTTTTGCCCTTTGGGAAATCGTGCGCTTTTCGTCGTGAGGCGTGGGAACGGGTCGGCGGTTATCCAGAGTGGGCGAATCACTGCGAGGATGTACTGTTTGCGCTGGCGCTCAAACATCTCGGATTTCGCTTCGCCTTCGCTCCCGATGCGCTGGTCTTCTTTCGCCCGCGTTCGTCACTCGCCGCTTTTGCGCGGCAGTACTACTTCTATGCGCGTGGTGATGGCGTCGCCGGTCTCTGGACGCTGCGCCATGCCGTCCGTTACGCCACGTATATCACGGCAGCGATGCTGCTGCTGGCGAGCCGGCGGCATTCGTGGACGCTGGCGCTGATCGCAGCAGGTGCATGCGCGTATGTACGCGATCCGCTGTGGCGTCTACGCCAGCGCGCTCCGGCGCTCGATGGCGTCAGTATGTTGCGCGCGGCGTTGCTGATCCCGGTGATCCGTCTGGTCGGCGATGTTGCCAAGATGATCGGCTACCCCGTTGGTGTCGTCCAACGCCTGCGCTCGGCATCGTTACGAAGAAATGTCGTACATTACCGGAAGAGCGTCACACTACAACAGCACGACCTGACCGATGAGCGACACACCGGCGCGTAG
- a CDS encoding stage II sporulation protein M — translation MSAVSAIRIIVRREVNDTLTDWRILVPIFILTFVLPQLLIAASSVAIDFVGDRGSVVRLIPFAMLLVGFIPASFSLITALESFVGERERNSLEALLSMPLSDHALYLGKLLSALIPPLMSSLLAMTIFGISLRVREPDLFFDGLTFEYLVVVLLLILVKAVVMVAGAVIISSHTTSIRAANLLASFVLLPTAATIQLEALLIIARRWDVLWLAVALLLVIAAVLTRTGMGAFNREEILSREHEQLNLRHIAQTFLTFAREYQPAGTPPEAYTGAPFSLRRFYRHDLPALLRDYRTPLLVALLAAIAGALCGPLLGGFFDRIGQSPGRVGITPEPSLALGIFTGIANSARLLITALLATFTFGIFSLMVPFFAFGGIGYIAGALMAGGGDWLTLGPDSPLQFVIGYVLPHGIIELPAALLGAALGIRIGAAVMAPPKGFTVGQNILWSLAQFGKVWLFVILPMFLLAGIVQQLITTRILAALYG, via the coding sequence ATGTCCGCTGTAAGCGCGATACGCATCATTGTTCGCCGTGAAGTCAACGACACACTGACCGATTGGCGTATTCTTGTGCCAATCTTTATTCTCACATTTGTGCTGCCACAACTGTTGATCGCTGCATCGAGCGTGGCAATCGACTTTGTCGGCGATCGCGGGTCGGTCGTTCGTCTCATTCCTTTCGCCATGTTGCTGGTCGGCTTCATTCCCGCATCATTTTCGCTGATCACCGCGCTCGAGTCGTTCGTCGGCGAACGGGAGCGCAACAGCCTGGAAGCGCTGCTGTCGATGCCCCTCTCTGACCATGCGCTCTACCTGGGGAAACTCCTTTCTGCGCTCATTCCGCCGCTCATGTCGTCGCTCCTGGCGATGACCATCTTTGGCATCTCGCTGCGCGTGCGTGAACCCGACCTCTTCTTCGATGGACTGACGTTCGAGTATCTGGTGGTGGTGCTGCTCCTGATCCTGGTGAAGGCGGTGGTCATGGTCGCCGGAGCCGTGATCATTTCGAGCCATACGACGAGTATTCGCGCCGCCAATCTGCTGGCAAGCTTCGTGTTGTTGCCGACGGCGGCAACCATTCAGCTCGAAGCGCTCCTGATCATTGCGCGCCGCTGGGACGTGCTCTGGCTGGCGGTCGCGCTCCTGCTCGTGATCGCCGCAGTGCTGACACGCACCGGTATGGGGGCGTTCAACCGTGAAGAGATTCTATCGCGCGAGCACGAGCAGCTGAACCTGCGCCATATCGCGCAAACATTCCTGACGTTTGCGCGTGAGTATCAGCCGGCAGGCACGCCGCCGGAGGCCTACACCGGCGCGCCGTTCTCGCTGCGTCGGTTCTACCGGCACGACCTGCCTGCGCTCCTGCGCGACTATCGCACGCCATTGCTCGTGGCGCTGCTGGCAGCAATCGCTGGCGCGCTGTGCGGTCCGCTCCTCGGAGGCTTCTTCGACCGGATCGGGCAGTCGCCGGGGCGCGTCGGCATCACGCCGGAGCCGAGCCTGGCGCTTGGCATCTTCACCGGCATCGCCAACAGCGCGCGCCTGCTGATCACGGCGCTGCTGGCAACCTTCACGTTCGGCATCTTTTCGCTCATGGTGCCGTTCTTCGCCTTCGGCGGCATCGGGTACATCGCCGGGGCGCTGATGGCAGGCGGCGGCGACTGGCTGACGCTGGGACCCGATAGCCCGCTTCAGTTTGTGATTGGCTATGTGCTGCCGCATGGCATCATCGAACTGCCCGCTGCCCTGCTCGGCGCGGCGCTCGGCATCCGCATCGGCGCCGCCGTGATGGCTCCGCCAAAAGGGTTCACCGTCGGGCAGAATATCCTCTGGTCGCTAGCGCAGTTCGGTAAAGTGTGGCTCTTCGTCATCCTGCCGATGTTCCTGCTGGCAGGGATTGTCCAGCAACTGATCACGACGCGCATTCTGGCGGCGCTGTACGGATAA
- the ffh gene encoding signal recognition particle protein yields the protein MFESLSDRLQAVFQKLGGKGKLTEEDVREAMKQVRIALLEADVNLKVVREFVARVTEKAVGEEVTKSLTPAQQVIKIVHQELIDLLGQANVPLAEARPGPTIIMLIGLQGSGKTTTAAKLALWLRKKGKRPLLVAADIYRPAAITQLESLGRQLGIPVHSEGAQSRPPDIARNAVRRARDESITHVIIDTAGRLQIDEPLMVELEQINAAVEPVERLLVVDAMIGQEAVRVAEEFNRRVGLTGIIFTKIDGDARGGAALSVRAVTGVPIKFLGSGEKVEASTIEPFHPDRLASRILGMGDVLSLIERAEAIYDEEQARKMQKKLVKGSFDFEDFLASMQQMRKLGPLQQILGMIPGLDKLAREEIITEKDLKKIEAIIFSMTKEERRNPDLIKGRRKERIARGSGTQVQEVTQLVNQFRQMQRMMKRMGGKGGIDPRELMRRLR from the coding sequence ATGTTTGAGAGTCTCTCCGACCGATTGCAGGCGGTTTTCCAAAAACTCGGCGGCAAAGGCAAACTGACCGAGGAGGACGTGCGCGAGGCGATGAAGCAGGTGCGCATCGCGCTGCTCGAAGCCGACGTCAATCTCAAGGTGGTGCGCGAATTCGTTGCGCGTGTGACGGAGAAAGCCGTCGGTGAAGAGGTCACGAAAAGTCTGACGCCAGCGCAGCAGGTCATTAAGATCGTTCACCAGGAATTGATCGATCTGCTCGGTCAGGCGAATGTGCCGCTCGCCGAAGCGCGCCCGGGTCCGACGATCATTATGCTGATCGGCTTGCAGGGTTCCGGCAAGACGACGACCGCCGCCAAACTGGCGCTCTGGCTGCGCAAGAAGGGCAAACGTCCACTGCTGGTCGCTGCCGACATCTATCGCCCGGCAGCCATTACCCAACTCGAGTCGCTGGGGCGGCAACTTGGCATTCCGGTGCATTCGGAGGGCGCTCAGTCCCGCCCGCCCGACATTGCGCGCAATGCTGTGCGCCGCGCGCGCGACGAGAGCATCACGCACGTCATTATCGACACTGCCGGACGACTTCAGATCGATGAGCCGCTTATGGTGGAACTCGAACAGATCAACGCAGCCGTCGAACCGGTGGAGCGTTTGTTGGTCGTGGATGCGATGATCGGGCAGGAAGCGGTGCGCGTTGCCGAGGAGTTCAACCGGCGCGTCGGGCTGACCGGCATTATCTTTACGAAGATCGATGGTGATGCGCGCGGCGGCGCAGCCTTGTCGGTGCGCGCCGTCACCGGCGTGCCGATCAAGTTCCTGGGGTCGGGCGAGAAGGTCGAAGCCAGTACGATTGAGCCGTTCCATCCGGATCGGTTGGCGTCGCGCATCCTGGGGATGGGCGATGTGCTGTCGCTGATCGAACGCGCCGAGGCGATCTACGATGAAGAGCAGGCGCGCAAGATGCAGAAGAAACTGGTCAAGGGGTCGTTCGATTTCGAGGATTTCCTGGCTTCGATGCAGCAGATGCGTAAACTTGGTCCGCTCCAGCAAATTCTCGGCATGATTCCGGGGCTTGATAAACTGGCGCGCGAGGAGATTATTACCGAAAAGGACTTGAAGAAGATCGAGGCGATTATCTTCTCGATGACGAAGGAAGAACGCCGCAACCCGGATCTGATCAAGGGGCGGCGCAAGGAACGTATTGCGCGTGGCAGCGGTACGCAGGTGCAGGAAGTGACTCAACTGGTCAATCAGTTCCGTCAGATGCAGCGGATGATGAAACGTATGGGCGGCAAAGGTGGCATCGACCCGCGTGAGTTGATGCGCCGGCTGCGTTAG
- a CDS encoding phosphatidylserine decarboxylase yields the protein MGDNDRASDALPRIPGFEPAATPIVSLGLGLAGILLRVRPRLAPLPLALTAAAALLCRDPERATPDDADALFAPADGVAHGTNELYEHRFLHTDAVQLSINVSPFDVAVQRSPASGTIDYLEHYPADLLPLHAAHDVARRTERLFLGISTAWGPLLLVITARIPGQPVTPLVRLGDRVRAGQRLARVRFGSRVDLLAPRDLIEWQPAPGARLRAGVSLIGQVVLL from the coding sequence ATGGGCGATAATGACCGTGCATCAGATGCTTTACCGCGTATCCCCGGCTTTGAACCGGCAGCGACGCCGATTGTCAGCCTCGGGCTTGGGCTTGCCGGCATCCTGCTGCGCGTCCGCCCGCGCCTTGCGCCTTTGCCGCTGGCGCTCACTGCGGCGGCGGCGCTCCTCTGCCGCGACCCGGAGCGCGCAACGCCCGACGACGCCGATGCGCTCTTCGCGCCTGCCGACGGCGTTGCCCACGGCACGAATGAACTCTACGAGCACCGCTTTCTCCATACCGACGCTGTTCAACTGTCGATCAACGTCTCGCCGTTCGATGTGGCAGTGCAGCGCAGCCCGGCGTCTGGCACAATCGACTATCTGGAGCATTACCCTGCGGACCTGCTCCCCCTTCACGCCGCACACGACGTTGCCCGGCGTACTGAACGGCTCTTTCTGGGCATTTCGACAGCGTGGGGACCGCTGTTGCTCGTGATTACGGCGCGCATCCCCGGGCAACCGGTCACGCCGCTGGTTCGCCTGGGGGATCGAGTGCGCGCCGGTCAGCGGTTGGCGCGTGTGCGCTTTGGCAGTCGCGTCGACCTGCTGGCGCCACGTGATCTGATCGAATGGCAACCGGCGCCCGGCGCCCGGCTACGCGCCGGTGTGTCGCTCATCGGTCAGGTCGTGCTGTTGTAG
- a CDS encoding KH domain-containing protein, which translates to MKALLEYLATSLVDHPEAVTIKERTGRYTVTYQLTVAPDETGKVIGRSGRVAKAIRDLMSVAAARRHKRVHVDIE; encoded by the coding sequence ATGAAGGCGTTGCTGGAATACCTGGCGACCAGTCTCGTCGATCATCCAGAAGCGGTGACGATCAAGGAACGCACCGGTCGCTACACGGTGACCTATCAACTGACCGTCGCACCCGACGAAACCGGCAAGGTCATCGGGCGCAGCGGGCGGGTCGCCAAAGCCATCCGCGACCTGATGAGCGTTGCAGCGGCGCGGCGGCATAAGCGCGTCCACGTTGATATTGAATAA
- the rimM gene encoding ribosome maturation factor RimM (Essential for efficient processing of 16S rRNA) has translation MEDRPSADEVLLIGTVVDAFGLHGEIKVRSVTDRVDHLRHHVQTVFVGEERRPFPLQRIREPKTGVLILTLGGVTDRTMAEALRGAEVTIRECDAAPLEADEYFIHQLYGLRVVESSGAEIGIVREVLQTGANDVIVVERHGRSDTLLPMIHDVVESLDVAAGQIVVRLLPGLIDEEG, from the coding sequence ATGGAAGACCGTCCATCCGCTGATGAGGTGTTGTTGATCGGTACGGTGGTCGATGCGTTTGGACTACACGGCGAGATCAAGGTTCGATCGGTGACCGATCGCGTCGATCACCTCCGCCATCATGTGCAGACCGTTTTTGTGGGCGAAGAACGCCGCCCGTTTCCCTTGCAGCGCATTCGCGAGCCGAAGACGGGGGTGCTGATCCTGACGCTTGGCGGCGTGACCGACCGGACGATGGCTGAGGCGCTGCGCGGCGCAGAGGTGACCATCCGCGAATGTGATGCTGCGCCGCTCGAGGCGGATGAGTATTTCATTCATCAACTGTATGGTTTGCGAGTGGTTGAGAGCAGCGGCGCAGAGATCGGCATCGTGCGCGAGGTGTTGCAAACCGGCGCTAACGATGTGATCGTCGTCGAACGACATGGGCGCTCCGATACGCTGCTGCCAATGATCCACGACGTGGTCGAATCCCTCGATGTGGCTGCCGGGCAGATTGTGGTGCGTCTGTTGCCGGGCTTGATCGATGAGGAAGGCTGA
- the rpsP gene encoding 30S ribosomal protein S16, translated as MVTIRLRRTGKTKKPSYRLVVADSRAPRDGRFIEIVGHYNPVRQPKELNVKADRVRYWLGVGAQPSETVVRLLKQVGVLDADGKPAPVTPIEG; from the coding sequence ATGGTTACCATTCGTCTTCGTCGCACAGGCAAGACCAAAAAACCGAGTTATCGTCTGGTCGTCGCCGATTCGCGCGCACCGCGCGATGGCAGGTTCATCGAAATTGTCGGGCACTACAATCCGGTGCGCCAGCCGAAAGAACTCAATGTGAAGGCGGATCGTGTGCGGTATTGGCTCGGAGTCGGCGCTCAACCGTCGGAAACGGTCGTGCGCCTGCTGAAACAGGTTGGCGTCCTTGATGCCGATGGCAAACCGGCGCCGGTGACACCAATTGAGGGGTAG